In Eublepharis macularius isolate TG4126 chromosome 4, MPM_Emac_v1.0, whole genome shotgun sequence, the following are encoded in one genomic region:
- the LOC129329396 gene encoding zinc finger and SCAN domain-containing protein 31-like, translating into MKKMEEWGPNQGTAWREDLLSSAVVKHVKPEPSEGLQRDWESQWQEFLKTMQASNSQWKNPPLPELQSADASADIQVSVMEATDAYQWPRGEHAAPNGEAHERLDLSVKVKEESLDKEDTVHLEIRRQRFRRFGYQEAKGPREACSQLQELGRQWLKPEWHSKAQILEMLVLEQFLMILPLQMQGWVRERGPETCSQAVDLAENFLLEFHGVERTEQKISELLGIVSIDSHKSEQDPTDRRGIDISLKAKREPEEEASCLLACDGQVRTRKEHLRIEGPDCMDTGNISCKRTKDTFSQDFEEEEIHGLQLGPKHHQERLPAKSGEQTPQCEEYAGDLNERTFQEGVQRNNREKRATDYSKRFSHDLVFLDRERKQKGERPFKCSFCGKVSNGRTNLMIHERTHTGEKPYECSECGKSFSTTSNLINHKRVHTGEKPYTCCDCGQSFSHNASLIRHRRTHTGEKPYECSDCGKSFIQKGELIAHKRTHTGEKPYECSECGRSFSTSSHLIRHKRVHIGRKPQNCSDCGKSFRKDSHKGTYIDNKKQ; encoded by the exons ATGaagaaaatggaggagtggggccCGAATCAGGGGACAGCTTGGAGGGAGGATCTTCTGAGCAGCGCAGTTGTGAAACATGTTAAGCCAGAACCATCTGAGGGCCTTCAACGAGACTGGGAATCCCAATGGCAAGAATTCCTGAAGACCATGCAGGCCTCAAATTCACAATGGAAAAACCCACCTCTACCTGAACTTCAGTCAGCAGACGCCAGCGCGGATATCCAGGTCTCCGTCATGGAAGCAACTGATGCCTATCAGTGGCCCCGAGGAGAGCATGCTGCACCAAACGGAGAAGCCCATGAAAGACTGGATCTGTCTGTGAAAGTGAAGGAAGAGAGTCTCGATAAGGAGGATACCGTCCATTTGGAAATACGGCGCCAGCGGTTCAGGCGGTTTGGCTACCAAGAAGCCAAGGGACCCCGAGAGGCCTGCAGCCAACTCCAAGAACTGGGACGTCAGTGGCTGAAGCCGGAGTGGCACAGCAAGGCGCAGATCCTAGAGATGCTGGTCCTTGAGCAATTCCTGATGATTCTTCCTCTGCAAATGCAGGGCTGGGTCAGAGAACGTGGGCCGGAAACCTGCAGCCAGGCAGTAGACCTCGCCGAGAATTTCTTGCTGGAATTTCATGGGGTGGAGAGAACAGAGCAAAAG atttcagaaCTTTTGGGAATAGTGAGTATAGATTCACATAAGTCAGAGCAGGATCCTACAGACAGAAGGGGGATAGACATCTCCCTGAAGGCCAAGCGGGAGCCTGAAGAGGAAGCCAGTTGTCTTCTCG CCTGTGATGGGCAAGtaaggacaagaaaagaacaTCTTCGAATAGAAGGACCTGATTGCATGGATACTGGCAACATATCCTGTAAAAGAACTAAAGATACATTTTCCCAGGATTTTGAGGAGGAAGAGATCCATGGACTTCAGCTGGGGCCAAAACATCATCAAGAACGTCTCCCAGCAAAGTCAGGGGAGCAAACTCCTCAATGTGAGGAATATGCTGGAGATTTAAATGAAAGGACCTTCCAagagggagtccagagaaatAACAGAGAAAAGAGAGCCACTGACTACAGTAAACGTTTCTCTCATGACTTGGTTTTTCTTGACAGGGAAAGAAAACAGAAGGGAGAAAGGCCATTCAAATGCTCGTTTTGTGGGAAAGTATCCAACGGAAGAACAAACCTGATGATCCATGAGAGGACGCATACAGGAGAGAAGCCCTACGAGTGCTCGGAGTGCGGGAAAAGCTTTAGCACCACTTCAAACCTTATAAACCATAAAAGGGTACACACGGGTGAGAAGCCGTACACGTGCTGTGACTGTGGGCAAAGTTTCAGTCATAACGCCTCGCTGATAAGGCACAGGAGAACCCACACGGGTGAGAAGCCTTATGAGTGCTCAGACTGCGGCAAAAGCTTCATTCAGAAAGGGGAACTAATTGCACATAAGAGAACCCACACTGGAGAGAAGCCGTATGAATGTTCCGAGTGTGGGAGAAGCTTCAGCACAAGCTCGCACCTGATAAGACATAAAAGAGTACACATTGGCCGGAAACCCCAGAATTGTTCAGACTGTGGCAAAAGCTTTCGTAAGGATTCACACAAGGGAACATATATTGACAATAAGAAACAATAA
- the LOC129329383 gene encoding zinc finger protein 883-like isoform X1, whose amino-acid sequence MEGPDTTGPEAERRSEAGRRDICLVQNGGITEDLTGVDSQQIKEEPEDALPQKWEAQWPVFLKATQKPCSPRKIPELFDSLPREITQESQPSFRRATDMSQEHRANYVTQTRPGLGGEAHEAYESMASMRMKEETLDEENTIGLEMQCWHQETEEIPGSNFSKAKQDSSGPVKMQVKKEGHLEAILLADGDQEWESEEESFPLERQKEVDINRVSLEGAKETYFQDHAMDEMLGNHQEAENCQENDPWTIEGHPFLCEEHKSTFQKGILKPEGKQMGSEYRRTFCQSQYLPQNQKMQKGDKLYTCMFCGKIANRRADLIVHERTHTGEKPYKCSECGKSFNTTSYLTKHKRIHTGEKPYQCSECGQSFCQKGNLVSHVRIHTGEKPYICTECGQCFSQRKILDKHQRIHTGEKPYKCLDCGQSFSQTSHLMTHKRTHTGEKPHKCSDCGKSFNQKGDLVIHRRKHTGQKPYECSECGKSFSTSYQFINHKRLHTGEKPYTCSDCGQSFNWKSNLVTHQRIHTGEKPYECSICQKSFSDKSSLTKHVRTHTGEKPYKCSECGQSFNLKSNLMTHKRTHTGEKPYQCSECGKSLSHRSSLTKHMRTHTGEKPYECFQCGKTFISSSDCRKHERVHTREKPYKRMRKSPLIPLFS is encoded by the exons ATGGAAGGGCCAGATACAACAGGACCTGAAGCTGAAAGGAGGTCAGAGGCAGGAAGAAGAGACATTTGCCTTGTCCAAAATGGGGGCATCACAGAGGATCTGACTGGAGTGGATTCACAGCAAATCAAAGAAGAACCAGAGGATGCGCTGCCACAGAAATGGGAAGCTCAATGGCCGGTCTTTCTGAAAGCAACCCAGAAGCCTTGCTCTCCAAGGAAAATTCCAGAATTGTTTGACTCCTTACCAAGAGAAATTACTCAGGAGTCCCAGCCCTCCTTCAGGAGAGCAACTGACATGAGCCAAGAGCATAGAGCAAATTATGTGACCCAAACTCGGCCAGGCCTTGGTGGAGAGGCCCATGAGGCCTATGAAAGCATGGCTTCTATGAGGATGAAGGAAGAGACTCTAGATGAAGAAAATACCATTGGCTTGGAGATGCAGTGCTGGCACCAGGAGACTGAGGAG ATACCAGGATCTAACTTTTctaaggcaaagcaggattcgtCAGGCCCAGTGAAGATGCAGGTCAAAAAGGAGGGTCACCTGGAGGCCATCTTGCTGG CAGATGGTGATCAAGAGTGGGAGAGTGAAGAGGAATCCTTtccattggaaagacaaaaggaagttGATATTAATAGAGTATCTTTGGAAGGAGCCAAAGAGACATATTTCCAGGATCATGCAATGGATGAGATGCTGGGGAATCATCAAGAGGCAGAAAATTGCCAGGAAAATGATCCATGGACAATAGAAGGACATCCCTTTCTTTGTGAGGAACACAAAAGCACATTCCAAAAGGGAATTTTGAAGCCTGAGGGAAAACAGATGGGCTCGGAGTACAGAAGGACTTTCTGTCAAAGCCAGTACCTGCCTCAGAATCAGAAAATGCAGAAAGGAGATAAACTATACACATGTATGTTCTGTGGGAAAATTGCCAACAGGAGAGCAGATCTTATTGTACATGAGAGAACtcatactggagagaaaccatacaaatgctcagagtgtgggaagagcttcaacaCAACCTCTTACCTCACAAAACATAAAAGAATACACACCGGAGAGAAGCCATACCAGTGCTCGGAATGTGGGCAGAGCTTCTGTCAAAAAGGCAACCTTGTTTCTCAtgtaagaatccacacaggagagaagccatacatATGCACAGAGTGTGGACAATGTTTTAGTCAAAGGAAGATCCTCGATAAACACCAGAGGATCCATACGGGGGAAAAGCCGTACAAGTGTTTGGACTGCGGGCAAAGCTTTAGTCAGACATCTCACCTCATGACACACAAAAGGACCCACACAGGAGAAAAGCCACACAAATGTTCAGACTGTGGGAAGAGTTTTAACCAGAAAGGAGACCTTGTCATACACAGGAGAAAGCACACAGGCCAAAAGCCGTATGAATGCTCTGAatgcgggaaaagcttcagcaCCAGCTATCAGTTTATCAACCACAAAAGGCtacatacaggagagaaaccgtataCCTGCTCAGACTGTGGGCAGAGCTTTAATTGGAAATCAAACCTCGTAACGCATCAGAGGATCCATACCGGTGAAAAACCGTATGAATGTTCCATTTGTCAGAAAAGTTTTAGCGATAAGTCCTCCCTTACGAAACACGTGAGAAcccacacgggggagaagccatataaatgttctgaATGCGGACAAAGCTTCAACTTGAAATCAAACCTTATGACTCATAAGAGAACTCATACTGGAGAGAAGCCATAccaatgctcagagtgtgggaagagcttgaGTCATCGATCCTCTCTTACAAAACACATgagaacccacacaggggagaaaccgtatgaGTGCTTCCAGTGCGGGAAAACCTTCATCTCTAGCTCAGACTGCAGAAAACATGAAAGAGTACACACTCGAGAGAAGCCGTATAAACGTATGAGGAAAAGCCCACTTATCCCTCTGTTCTCATGA
- the LOC129329383 gene encoding zinc finger protein 883-like isoform X2: MEGPDTTGPEAERRSEAGRRDICLVQNGGITEDLTGVDSQQIKEEPEDALPQKWEAQWPVFLKATQKPCSPRKIPELFDSLPREITQESQPSFRRATDMSQEHRANYVTQTRPGLGGEAHEAYESMASMRMKEETLDEENTIGLEMQCWHQETEEIPGSNFSKAKQDSSGPVKMQVKKEGHLEAILLDGDQEWESEEESFPLERQKEVDINRVSLEGAKETYFQDHAMDEMLGNHQEAENCQENDPWTIEGHPFLCEEHKSTFQKGILKPEGKQMGSEYRRTFCQSQYLPQNQKMQKGDKLYTCMFCGKIANRRADLIVHERTHTGEKPYKCSECGKSFNTTSYLTKHKRIHTGEKPYQCSECGQSFCQKGNLVSHVRIHTGEKPYICTECGQCFSQRKILDKHQRIHTGEKPYKCLDCGQSFSQTSHLMTHKRTHTGEKPHKCSDCGKSFNQKGDLVIHRRKHTGQKPYECSECGKSFSTSYQFINHKRLHTGEKPYTCSDCGQSFNWKSNLVTHQRIHTGEKPYECSICQKSFSDKSSLTKHVRTHTGEKPYKCSECGQSFNLKSNLMTHKRTHTGEKPYQCSECGKSLSHRSSLTKHMRTHTGEKPYECFQCGKTFISSSDCRKHERVHTREKPYKRMRKSPLIPLFS, translated from the exons ATGGAAGGGCCAGATACAACAGGACCTGAAGCTGAAAGGAGGTCAGAGGCAGGAAGAAGAGACATTTGCCTTGTCCAAAATGGGGGCATCACAGAGGATCTGACTGGAGTGGATTCACAGCAAATCAAAGAAGAACCAGAGGATGCGCTGCCACAGAAATGGGAAGCTCAATGGCCGGTCTTTCTGAAAGCAACCCAGAAGCCTTGCTCTCCAAGGAAAATTCCAGAATTGTTTGACTCCTTACCAAGAGAAATTACTCAGGAGTCCCAGCCCTCCTTCAGGAGAGCAACTGACATGAGCCAAGAGCATAGAGCAAATTATGTGACCCAAACTCGGCCAGGCCTTGGTGGAGAGGCCCATGAGGCCTATGAAAGCATGGCTTCTATGAGGATGAAGGAAGAGACTCTAGATGAAGAAAATACCATTGGCTTGGAGATGCAGTGCTGGCACCAGGAGACTGAGGAG ATACCAGGATCTAACTTTTctaaggcaaagcaggattcgtCAGGCCCAGTGAAGATGCAGGTCAAAAAGGAGGGTCACCTGGAGGCCATCTTGCTGG ATGGTGATCAAGAGTGGGAGAGTGAAGAGGAATCCTTtccattggaaagacaaaaggaagttGATATTAATAGAGTATCTTTGGAAGGAGCCAAAGAGACATATTTCCAGGATCATGCAATGGATGAGATGCTGGGGAATCATCAAGAGGCAGAAAATTGCCAGGAAAATGATCCATGGACAATAGAAGGACATCCCTTTCTTTGTGAGGAACACAAAAGCACATTCCAAAAGGGAATTTTGAAGCCTGAGGGAAAACAGATGGGCTCGGAGTACAGAAGGACTTTCTGTCAAAGCCAGTACCTGCCTCAGAATCAGAAAATGCAGAAAGGAGATAAACTATACACATGTATGTTCTGTGGGAAAATTGCCAACAGGAGAGCAGATCTTATTGTACATGAGAGAACtcatactggagagaaaccatacaaatgctcagagtgtgggaagagcttcaacaCAACCTCTTACCTCACAAAACATAAAAGAATACACACCGGAGAGAAGCCATACCAGTGCTCGGAATGTGGGCAGAGCTTCTGTCAAAAAGGCAACCTTGTTTCTCAtgtaagaatccacacaggagagaagccatacatATGCACAGAGTGTGGACAATGTTTTAGTCAAAGGAAGATCCTCGATAAACACCAGAGGATCCATACGGGGGAAAAGCCGTACAAGTGTTTGGACTGCGGGCAAAGCTTTAGTCAGACATCTCACCTCATGACACACAAAAGGACCCACACAGGAGAAAAGCCACACAAATGTTCAGACTGTGGGAAGAGTTTTAACCAGAAAGGAGACCTTGTCATACACAGGAGAAAGCACACAGGCCAAAAGCCGTATGAATGCTCTGAatgcgggaaaagcttcagcaCCAGCTATCAGTTTATCAACCACAAAAGGCtacatacaggagagaaaccgtataCCTGCTCAGACTGTGGGCAGAGCTTTAATTGGAAATCAAACCTCGTAACGCATCAGAGGATCCATACCGGTGAAAAACCGTATGAATGTTCCATTTGTCAGAAAAGTTTTAGCGATAAGTCCTCCCTTACGAAACACGTGAGAAcccacacgggggagaagccatataaatgttctgaATGCGGACAAAGCTTCAACTTGAAATCAAACCTTATGACTCATAAGAGAACTCATACTGGAGAGAAGCCATAccaatgctcagagtgtgggaagagcttgaGTCATCGATCCTCTCTTACAAAACACATgagaacccacacaggggagaaaccgtatgaGTGCTTCCAGTGCGGGAAAACCTTCATCTCTAGCTCAGACTGCAGAAAACATGAAAGAGTACACACTCGAGAGAAGCCGTATAAACGTATGAGGAAAAGCCCACTTATCCCTCTGTTCTCATGA